The Chloroflexi bacterium ADurb.Bin180 genome contains a region encoding:
- a CDS encoding Phage portal protein, SPP1 Gp6-like yields MRRSLHTSVSRLRERVAEAWFGDLIQARVENALKAVDDAFWRPVAGGSPTLDRDWGLRRDDLDDALEAWRANPLARRIVALTTDYVVGSGIAVRSDVEWVQRYVNEFWALNRMDERLYAWCDELTRSGELFVVLRTDPVSGMGFVRAVPAVWIDAVQTDPDDLERELSYHRAPAGGPEGLEGRWWPAASAAAVPGPDEVMLHHAINRPVGCVRGESDLGPLLPWLRRYREWLENRVRLNKFKTAFLWDVTVTGSPGSADALRSKRFRYQTPPEPGSIIVHDDSESWDAVTPRIDAWDAKDDGKALRLMIAAGAGVPLHFMGEGESATRATAAEMGDPTYRHYYRRQLAFGDLLLDLLRTAIRRANARGRGRSLSDYQLRCSFPDITKQDNLELARSAQAIAGALEVYAREGWVDRRTAIEMAMRFAGELVDVERVIERIDQERRERKEDQQ; encoded by the coding sequence GTGAGGCGCTCGCTGCACACGAGCGTGTCGCGGCTGCGCGAGCGCGTGGCCGAGGCCTGGTTCGGCGACCTGATTCAGGCCCGCGTCGAGAACGCGCTCAAGGCCGTCGATGACGCGTTCTGGCGGCCCGTGGCCGGCGGCTCGCCCACGCTGGACCGCGACTGGGGCCTGCGCCGCGACGACCTGGATGACGCGCTCGAGGCCTGGCGGGCCAATCCGCTGGCGCGGCGCATCGTGGCCCTGACCACGGACTATGTGGTCGGCTCGGGTATCGCGGTGCGCTCGGACGTGGAATGGGTCCAGCGTTACGTCAACGAGTTCTGGGCGCTCAACCGCATGGACGAGCGGCTCTATGCCTGGTGCGACGAGCTGACCCGCTCGGGAGAGCTGTTCGTCGTGCTGCGCACCGATCCGGTCAGCGGGATGGGCTTTGTGCGCGCCGTGCCGGCGGTGTGGATCGATGCGGTGCAGACCGATCCCGACGACCTGGAGCGCGAGTTGAGCTATCACCGCGCCCCGGCGGGAGGACCAGAGGGACTGGAGGGGCGCTGGTGGCCGGCAGCGAGCGCCGCCGCTGTGCCCGGACCGGACGAGGTGATGCTGCACCACGCCATCAACCGGCCGGTGGGCTGCGTCCGCGGCGAGAGCGACCTGGGTCCCCTCCTGCCGTGGCTGCGCCGCTACCGCGAGTGGCTGGAGAACCGCGTGCGCCTGAACAAGTTCAAGACGGCCTTTTTGTGGGACGTGACGGTGACCGGTTCGCCGGGCAGCGCCGACGCCCTGCGCAGCAAGCGTTTTCGCTACCAGACGCCGCCCGAGCCTGGCTCGATCATCGTCCACGACGATTCGGAGAGTTGGGACGCGGTCACGCCGCGGATCGATGCCTGGGACGCCAAGGACGACGGCAAGGCCCTGCGCCTGATGATCGCCGCGGGGGCCGGCGTGCCGCTGCACTTTATGGGCGAGGGCGAGAGCGCCACCCGGGCCACGGCGGCGGAGATGGGCGATCCCACTTACCGCCATTACTACCGGCGGCAGTTGGCCTTTGGCGACCTGCTGCTGGACCTGCTGCGCACGGCCATCCGCCGAGCCAACGCCCGCGGGCGGGGCCGCTCGCTGAGCGACTATCAACTGCGCTGCTCCTTCCCCGACATCACCAAACAGGACAACCTGGAGCTGGCGCGCAGCGCTCAGGCCATCGCCGGGGCGCTGGAGGTGTACGCACGCGAGGGCTGGGTGGATCGACGCACGGCCATCGAGATGGCCATGCGCTTTGCCGGAGAGCTGGTGGACGTCGAGCGCGTGATCGAGCGCATCGACCAGGAGAGAAGAGAGCGAAAGGAGGACCAACAGTGA
- a CDS encoding Type IIS restriction enzyme Eco57I has protein sequence MPEATDRARDTVANLVERFRSHFESYRSSGYRETEVRVEYIDPFFEALGWDVHNKLGYAEPYKDVVHEESLRSAAGIEAPDYTFRIGGTRKFFVEAKKPAVNVKADAGPAYQLRRYAWSGKLPLSILTDFEELAVYDCTRRPASTDAAGIGRTHYLTCDQYPERWPDIWSLFAKDSVLRGSLDSYVRGSKRGTNPVDREILKEIEAWREELARNLALRNPQLSVDELNLAVQLTIDRILFLRVAEDRGSEEYGRLQALLNGANVYPRLAELYRLADQKYNAGLFNLKADRLTPTLTLDDKVLKDIINGLYYPQSPYEFTMIAGDILGQVYEQFLGKVIRLTAGHRAVVEEKPEVKKAGGVYYTPTYIVDYIVEHTVGELIKGQTPEQISKLRVLDPACGSGSFLLGAYQHLLDYHLDWYTRHDPEQWAAAKKPPLRRVSQDEWRLTTAEKKRILLNNIYGVDIDRQAVEVTKLNLLLKVLEGENDETLGQQLRLWQERALPDLGKNVKCGNSLIGPEQLPRRLFDDEESRRVNAFDWNREFAEIMKAGGFDAVIGNPPYIRIQTMKEWAPLEVELYKQHYVAASQGNYDIYVVFVEKGLSLLNPHGRLGFILPSKFFATDYGEKLRGLIANRRALVEVVDFGAGQVFENALTYTCLLFLSAEQSQEVRYSRPVRPLDVLQNDVPSRVLERDSLTHEPWIFASDASNTLAARLLEWSIALLQLPCDISRGSSSGADDVFILTSTESNVSGGAVPAEIEPELLRVPLHATDFGRYRCIPSQTKWIVFPYVATGQGYGLLGEQDLRQGFPLAYSYLAGRRNRLLERAQYRAWYGYSAPRNLAVHESAQILVPLLANKGSFCRAPLPGSAYCLMASGGFSIRLDTKSPLSPDYVLGLLNSRLLFWRLRSISNVFQGGWVTCTKQYVGTLPIRTIDFSDPADAARHARMVELVTRMLELHQRLAAARTEADRELYSRQVAATDKEIDALVYELYGLTQEEIKIVDGED, from the coding sequence ATGCCTGAGGCAACGGACAGGGCCAGGGACACGGTCGCCAACCTGGTCGAGCGCTTTCGGAGCCACTTCGAGAGCTATCGGTCGTCCGGGTACCGGGAGACCGAGGTGCGCGTCGAGTACATCGATCCCTTCTTCGAGGCCCTGGGCTGGGACGTGCACAACAAGCTTGGCTACGCCGAGCCGTACAAGGACGTGGTGCACGAAGAGTCGCTGCGCTCCGCCGCCGGCATCGAGGCGCCGGACTATACCTTTCGCATCGGCGGCACGCGCAAGTTCTTTGTCGAGGCCAAAAAGCCGGCGGTGAACGTCAAGGCCGACGCCGGCCCGGCCTACCAGCTCCGCCGCTACGCCTGGAGCGGCAAGCTGCCCCTGTCGATCCTCACCGACTTTGAAGAGCTCGCCGTGTACGACTGCACCCGCCGTCCTGCTTCGACCGACGCGGCGGGGATCGGCCGCACCCACTACCTGACCTGCGACCAGTACCCCGAGCGCTGGCCGGACATCTGGTCGCTCTTTGCCAAGGATTCGGTATTGCGCGGTTCGTTGGACAGCTATGTGCGCGGCTCCAAACGCGGCACTAACCCCGTCGACCGCGAGATCCTCAAAGAGATCGAGGCCTGGCGCGAAGAGCTGGCGCGCAACCTGGCCCTGCGCAATCCGCAGCTCAGCGTGGACGAGCTCAACCTGGCCGTGCAGCTCACCATCGACCGCATCCTCTTCCTGCGCGTGGCCGAGGACCGCGGCAGCGAAGAATACGGCCGCCTCCAGGCCCTGCTCAATGGCGCCAACGTCTACCCGCGTCTGGCCGAGCTCTACCGCCTTGCGGATCAGAAATACAACGCCGGCCTGTTCAACTTGAAAGCCGACCGGCTGACGCCCACCCTCACCCTCGACGACAAAGTGCTCAAGGACATCATCAACGGGCTCTACTACCCCCAGTCGCCCTACGAATTCACCATGATCGCCGGCGACATCCTCGGCCAGGTCTATGAGCAATTCCTGGGCAAGGTGATCCGCCTCACCGCGGGCCACAGGGCCGTGGTCGAAGAAAAGCCCGAGGTGAAAAAGGCCGGCGGCGTCTATTACACTCCCACCTACATCGTGGACTATATCGTCGAGCACACCGTCGGCGAGCTGATCAAAGGCCAGACGCCCGAGCAGATCAGCAAGCTGCGCGTGCTCGACCCGGCCTGTGGCTCGGGCTCGTTCCTGCTGGGCGCCTATCAGCACCTGCTGGATTACCATCTGGATTGGTACACCCGCCACGATCCGGAGCAGTGGGCCGCCGCCAAAAAGCCGCCCCTGCGCCGCGTGTCGCAGGACGAGTGGCGCCTGACCACCGCCGAGAAAAAGCGCATCCTGCTGAACAACATCTATGGCGTGGACATCGATCGGCAGGCGGTGGAGGTGACCAAGCTCAACCTGTTGCTCAAGGTGCTGGAAGGGGAGAACGACGAGACGCTCGGGCAGCAGCTAAGGCTGTGGCAGGAGAGGGCCCTGCCAGACCTGGGCAAGAACGTCAAGTGCGGCAACTCGCTCATCGGGCCGGAGCAGCTACCTCGCCGACTGTTTGATGACGAGGAATCGCGCCGCGTCAATGCCTTCGATTGGAATCGCGAGTTCGCCGAAATCATGAAGGCCGGCGGCTTTGATGCCGTGATCGGCAATCCACCGTACATTCGTATCCAGACGATGAAGGAGTGGGCGCCCCTTGAGGTCGAGCTGTACAAGCAGCACTATGTCGCGGCCAGCCAGGGCAACTATGACATCTACGTGGTGTTCGTGGAGAAGGGTCTGAGCCTGCTGAACCCGCACGGACGACTGGGATTCATCCTGCCTAGCAAGTTCTTTGCGACGGACTATGGGGAGAAGTTGCGAGGTCTCATCGCCAATAGGCGAGCACTCGTTGAAGTTGTCGACTTCGGTGCTGGCCAGGTTTTCGAGAACGCACTCACGTACACGTGCCTGCTCTTCCTCTCAGCGGAACAGTCGCAGGAGGTGCGCTATTCCCGACCCGTGCGGCCGCTTGACGTGTTGCAGAATGACGTGCCGAGCCGAGTGTTGGAAAGGGATTCCCTCACTCATGAGCCTTGGATCTTTGCCTCAGATGCGAGCAATACACTCGCCGCCAGACTACTCGAATGGTCCATAGCGCTCCTGCAGCTGCCCTGCGACATCTCGCGCGGCTCCAGCTCTGGCGCGGACGACGTATTCATTCTGACCAGCACTGAATCGAACGTGTCGGGCGGCGCGGTGCCCGCGGAAATCGAGCCCGAGCTCCTCAGAGTGCCCCTCCATGCTACCGACTTCGGTCGCTATCGATGCATACCGTCTCAAACTAAATGGATCGTGTTCCCGTACGTGGCCACTGGCCAGGGGTACGGCTTGCTGGGCGAGCAGGACCTTCGACAAGGGTTCCCTCTGGCCTATTCGTACCTAGCGGGCAGGCGAAATCGATTGCTGGAACGCGCGCAGTACCGCGCCTGGTACGGGTACAGCGCGCCAAGGAACCTGGCTGTGCACGAGTCTGCGCAGATACTCGTGCCTCTGCTGGCGAACAAGGGCTCATTCTGCAGAGCCCCACTGCCGGGCTCGGCCTATTGCTTAATGGCGAGCGGTGGATTCAGCATCAGGCTCGATACGAAGTCCCCACTCTCCCCTGACTATGTGCTTGGCCTCCTGAACTCGCGATTGCTGTTCTGGCGACTGCGGTCTATCAGCAACGTGTTTCAGGGTGGCTGGGTTACTTGCACCAAGCAGTACGTGGGTACCCTCCCCATTCGCACCATCGATTTCTCCGACCCCGCCGACGCCGCCCGCCACGCCCGCATGGTCGAGCTGGTCACCCGTATGCTCGAGCTGCACCAGCGCCTGGCCGCGGCCCGCACCGAGGCCGACCGCGAGCTCTACTCCCGCCAGGTGGCCGCCACGGACAAGGAGATCGATGCGCTGGTTTATGAGCTGTACGGCCTGACGCAAGAGGAGATCAAGATCGTGGACGGGGAGGACTAA
- the pknD_3 gene encoding Serine/threonine-protein kinase PknD: MDQTITIAASDINEARQKARAQMPPGHIILTEALLETGEPGEVQGLALTEEEAAARALEQVPDGSRLLERRVLEPAVPRSEVVQAHSEEQARLAVRRRLSRGELLTGLTLQAEPEKGLLGVGRKPASYEAAIVRQARVAVSYIGPSLYAVTLGPQRQYKLVRHWGGYGQRVEELGGPAGIAVDWRGNVYVTDNGRYMGKEGALNRPYCRVVKYAPDGRWLAMWGERGEGEDQLLEANGIAIDARGNVWVADGGGGKVVEFDARMRWVRTLGRKGSGEGEFSGGTLHVALAPGGAVYVSDRLAHRVLRFTREGEFVNQWGESGQGEGQFERPEGIAVDSQGQVYVADGGNDRICKFTADGTFIAQWGGRGGMGLSPQDMPDGSLAVPKGICFDRADCLYVVSAGIPVSKFTAEGRFLARWDTYRPTPRSMTNPLDVAVDAAGRVYVLEASRKLVERCE, from the coding sequence ATGGACCAGACGATCACCATCGCGGCGAGCGATATCAACGAGGCGCGACAGAAGGCGCGGGCGCAGATGCCGCCCGGGCACATCATCCTGACCGAAGCGCTGCTGGAAACGGGCGAGCCGGGCGAGGTGCAGGGCCTGGCCCTGACCGAGGAAGAAGCTGCGGCCAGGGCACTGGAGCAGGTGCCGGACGGTTCGCGGCTGCTCGAACGCCGGGTGCTGGAGCCGGCCGTGCCCCGCAGCGAGGTGGTGCAGGCCCACAGCGAGGAGCAGGCGCGGCTCGCGGTGCGGCGACGGCTATCCCGCGGCGAGCTGCTCACCGGTCTGACGCTGCAGGCCGAGCCGGAAAAAGGCCTGCTGGGCGTGGGGCGCAAGCCGGCCAGCTACGAGGCGGCCATCGTCCGCCAGGCCAGGGTGGCCGTGAGCTATATCGGGCCATCGCTTTACGCCGTCACGCTGGGTCCACAGCGGCAGTACAAGCTGGTGCGGCACTGGGGCGGCTATGGTCAGCGCGTGGAAGAGCTGGGCGGCCCGGCGGGCATTGCCGTGGACTGGCGGGGCAACGTCTATGTGACGGACAACGGCCGCTATATGGGCAAGGAGGGGGCGCTCAACCGGCCCTACTGCCGCGTGGTCAAGTACGCTCCCGACGGACGCTGGCTGGCGATGTGGGGCGAGCGCGGCGAGGGTGAGGACCAACTGCTGGAGGCGAACGGCATCGCCATCGACGCGCGGGGCAATGTGTGGGTGGCCGATGGCGGCGGGGGCAAGGTGGTCGAGTTCGATGCGCGGATGAGGTGGGTGCGCACCCTGGGCCGGAAGGGCAGCGGCGAGGGCGAGTTCTCGGGCGGCACGCTGCACGTGGCCCTGGCCCCGGGTGGGGCAGTGTACGTGTCTGATCGACTGGCCCATCGCGTGCTGCGGTTCACGCGCGAGGGCGAGTTCGTCAACCAGTGGGGCGAGAGCGGCCAGGGCGAAGGCCAGTTCGAGCGTCCCGAGGGCATTGCCGTGGACTCGCAGGGGCAGGTCTATGTGGCCGACGGGGGCAACGACCGCATCTGCAAGTTCACTGCCGATGGCACCTTTATCGCCCAGTGGGGCGGGCGCGGCGGGATGGGGCTCTCGCCCCAGGACATGCCGGACGGCAGCCTGGCCGTCCCCAAGGGCATCTGCTTTGACCGGGCCGACTGTTTGTACGTGGTCTCGGCGGGCATCCCGGTGAGTAAGTTCACCGCGGAGGGGCGCTTCCTGGCGCGGTGGGACACGTACCGGCCCACGCCGCGGTCGATGACGAATCCGCTCGATGTGGCGGTGGACGCGGCGGGGCGGGTGTACGTGCTGGAGGCCAGCCGCAAGCTGGTGGAGCGGTGCGAGTAG
- a CDS encoding transcriptional repressor MprA, translating into MDPGQKPNHMSPQRFWMHEHMQRLSGLDDVTGIELFALLHIATNLSDALHNRACGEEALSAPRFGLLLRLLTEEQLGRTDGLTPTALSHHQSVSKNTISSLLRGLEAQGLIQRTIDPQDYRVFRIQLTAAGRELVTATAPARLQQLNDIAVGLTTSERQMLVTFLDKLCRTLFARLGSTRCE; encoded by the coding sequence ATGGACCCGGGCCAGAAACCCAACCACATGTCCCCGCAGCGCTTTTGGATGCACGAGCACATGCAGCGCCTCTCCGGCCTCGATGACGTGACCGGCATCGAGCTCTTTGCGCTGCTGCACATCGCCACTAACCTCAGCGACGCCCTGCACAACCGCGCCTGCGGCGAAGAGGCGCTCTCTGCCCCGCGCTTTGGGCTGCTGCTGCGCCTGCTGACGGAGGAGCAGCTCGGCCGCACCGACGGCCTCACGCCCACCGCCCTGAGCCACCACCAGAGCGTGAGCAAAAACACCATCAGCTCGCTCTTGCGCGGGCTGGAAGCGCAGGGGCTCATCCAGCGCACCATCGATCCGCAGGACTATCGCGTCTTTCGCATCCAGCTCACCGCTGCCGGCCGCGAGCTGGTCACGGCCACCGCCCCGGCGCGCCTGCAGCAGCTCAACGACATCGCCGTCGGCCTTACCACCAGCGAGCGCCAGATGCTGGTGACCTTTTTGGACAAGCTGTGCCGGACGCTCTTTGCCCGGCTCGGCAGCACCCGCTGCGAGTAA
- a CDS encoding putative multidrug export ATP-binding/permease protein, producing MPQPTTTAPDARGTRRNATVKSGGIGRAITYLGHYKRDAFLAYLFVFIATGAMLMVPQLMKRLMNSITNGVLANQLAKIPATFLPLALSKLGWTMEQYTAYGSGAERALFYSGAVIVAFAVIRATFGYAQTYMSERVSQSVAFDFRNDLFAKIQRLSFSYHDQNQTGQLMVRATDDVEKVRIFISQGLLMLTQALFMLVASLVILFSTNARLALVVLPLLPVAVILFGVFSAVARPLFVEVQKRLSRLNTILQENLAGIKVVKAFAREPEQQAKFDRAADSLMEQQVRVSRIFSFLFPLVFLIMNLGQAGLQYFGGRQMIQGTLTLGDWQEFTMYLMYVFFPLGMLGMIINQMSMASASAHRVFEILDARNEVVNKADAVNLPPVVGRIQFQDVTFRYFGSGEPVLKDVSLTAEPGQTVALLGATGSGKSSIINLIPRFYDASSGAVLIDGHDVRDVCLDSLRSQIGIVLQDTTLFSGTIRENIAFGRPEATLDEVIAVAKAASAHEFITGFPNGYDTRVGERGATLSGGQKQRIAIARALLMDPRILILDDSTSSVDAVTEYEIQQTLTNLMKGRTSFVIAQRISTVRMADQILVLDKGQIVARGTHDDLLENSPAYAEIYNSQLVEDAPGAKEAH from the coding sequence GTGCCACAACCCACCACAACCGCTCCCGACGCCCGCGGCACCCGCCGCAACGCCACCGTCAAGTCCGGCGGCATCGGCCGCGCCATCACCTACCTGGGCCACTACAAGCGCGACGCCTTCCTGGCCTACCTGTTCGTCTTTATCGCCACCGGCGCCATGCTGATGGTGCCGCAGTTGATGAAGCGGCTGATGAACTCGATCACCAACGGCGTGCTGGCCAATCAGCTCGCCAAAATCCCGGCCACCTTCCTGCCGCTGGCCCTGAGCAAGCTGGGCTGGACCATGGAGCAGTACACCGCTTACGGCAGCGGTGCCGAGCGCGCTCTGTTCTACTCCGGCGCGGTGATCGTGGCCTTTGCCGTCATCCGCGCCACGTTCGGCTACGCCCAGACCTATATGTCCGAGCGCGTCTCGCAGAGCGTGGCCTTTGACTTTCGCAACGACCTGTTTGCCAAGATCCAGCGCCTGTCCTTCAGCTACCACGACCAGAACCAGACCGGCCAGTTGATGGTGCGCGCTACCGACGACGTGGAAAAGGTGCGCATCTTTATCAGCCAGGGCCTGCTCATGCTGACCCAGGCGCTGTTCATGCTCGTGGCCAGCCTGGTCATCCTCTTCTCCACCAACGCGCGGCTCGCGCTGGTGGTGCTGCCGCTCCTGCCCGTGGCGGTGATCCTCTTTGGCGTGTTCTCGGCCGTGGCGCGGCCGCTCTTTGTCGAGGTACAAAAGCGCCTGTCGCGGCTCAATACCATCCTGCAGGAGAACCTGGCCGGGATCAAGGTGGTCAAGGCCTTTGCCCGCGAGCCCGAGCAGCAGGCCAAGTTCGACCGCGCCGCCGACTCGTTGATGGAACAGCAGGTCCGCGTGTCGCGCATCTTTTCCTTCCTCTTCCCGCTGGTCTTTTTGATCATGAACCTGGGCCAGGCCGGCCTGCAGTACTTTGGCGGCCGCCAGATGATCCAGGGCACCTTGACCCTGGGCGACTGGCAGGAGTTCACCATGTACCTGATGTATGTGTTCTTCCCGCTGGGCATGCTGGGCATGATCATCAATCAGATGTCGATGGCCAGCGCCTCGGCGCACCGCGTCTTTGAGATCCTCGACGCCAGGAACGAGGTGGTGAACAAGGCCGATGCCGTGAACCTGCCGCCCGTGGTCGGCCGCATCCAGTTCCAGGACGTGACCTTCCGCTACTTTGGCTCCGGCGAGCCGGTGCTGAAGGACGTGAGCCTGACCGCCGAGCCGGGCCAGACCGTGGCCCTGCTGGGCGCCACCGGCTCGGGCAAGTCCAGCATCATCAACCTCATCCCGCGTTTTTACGATGCCAGCTCTGGCGCGGTGCTCATCGACGGGCACGATGTGCGCGACGTCTGCCTCGATTCGCTGCGCAGCCAGATTGGCATCGTGCTGCAGGATACGACGCTCTTTAGCGGCACCATCCGTGAGAACATTGCCTTTGGCCGCCCCGAGGCCACGCTGGACGAAGTGATCGCTGTGGCCAAAGCGGCCTCGGCGCACGAGTTCATCACCGGCTTTCCCAACGGCTATGACACGCGCGTGGGCGAGCGCGGCGCCACCCTCAGCGGCGGGCAAAAGCAGCGCATCGCCATCGCCCGCGCCCTGCTGATGGACCCGCGCATCCTCATCCTGGACGACTCGACCAGCTCGGTCGACGCCGTCACCGAGTACGAGATCCAGCAGACCCTGACCAACTTGATGAAGGGCCGCACCAGTTTTGTCATCGCGCAGCGCATCAGCACGGTGCGTATGGCCGACCAGATCCTGGTGCTGGACAAGGGGCAGATCGTGGCCCGCGGCACACACGACGACCTGCTGGAGAACAGCCCGGCTTATGCCGAAATCTACAACTCGCAACTGGTGGAAGACGCCCCAGGCGCGAAGGAGGCTCACTAA
- a CDS encoding putative ABC transporter ATP-binding protein — MGMRGPGPGGHGPGGPMGGMTSEVYKPKHPGTTLSRLMGYFKPYLLILALVIALMIGATYTQVTTPELTGQGIDCFVTPSMASRVAGQSGQSGPGGTQLPQLMGGQSTTTSTCWYEKLPATATTNDYIAGLGKLVLLVLALYAAGAVANGLMFYLMSWASQHVLRRLRSEVFRHLHSLSLGFYAEQEAGAVMSRITNDVETIQQAVSFALVQVLSSTLLVVWIAVKMLSLNLVYGLISMAVAPLMLLATLYISNQARKAFRVTRVEIAKVNANLEESFSGVREVQAFGREDANIAAFRDSNAANRDANIRAVSFSAALQPILEALGYVAIAIVTITGGLALLRGQTLFGAAISLGLIITFIAYVQRFNQPISQIATMWTNMQSAVAGAERIFEILDTPPQVTDRPGAVEMPPIRGEVEFDNVCAGYVPGEMVLKDVSFKAEPGQTVAIVGPTGAGKTTIANLIPRFYDVAEGAIRIDGYSVADVQAASLRRQIGMVLQDTYLFGDTVMNNIRFGRPGATDEEVRAAAQLAHADDFIQRLPRGYDTVLGEHGAGLSQGQRQLIAIARAALANPRILILDEATSSVDTRTERMIQTALEELLKGRTSFVIAHRLSTIRNADQVLVIEGGRIVERGTHASLLEKKGVYYGLYQRQFRKDENGAVATAGPRRGKGLSTNP, encoded by the coding sequence ATGGGTATGCGAGGACCAGGGCCCGGAGGTCATGGGCCAGGCGGCCCGATGGGCGGTATGACCTCGGAGGTATACAAGCCGAAACACCCCGGAACCACGCTCAGCCGGCTGATGGGCTACTTCAAGCCCTACCTGTTGATCCTGGCGCTGGTGATCGCGCTGATGATCGGCGCGACCTACACGCAGGTGACCACGCCCGAGCTCACCGGCCAGGGCATTGACTGCTTTGTCACGCCGTCTATGGCGTCGCGGGTGGCCGGCCAGTCGGGCCAGAGTGGCCCGGGCGGCACGCAATTGCCGCAGTTGATGGGCGGCCAGAGCACCACCACGTCGACCTGCTGGTATGAAAAGCTGCCGGCCACGGCCACGACCAATGACTATATCGCCGGTCTGGGCAAGCTGGTGCTGCTGGTGCTGGCGCTCTATGCCGCCGGCGCCGTGGCCAACGGCCTGATGTTCTACCTGATGTCCTGGGCCTCGCAGCACGTCCTGCGCCGCCTGCGCAGCGAGGTGTTCCGCCACCTGCACTCGCTCAGCCTGGGCTTTTACGCCGAGCAGGAAGCGGGCGCGGTGATGAGCCGCATCACCAACGACGTCGAGACCATCCAGCAGGCGGTGAGTTTCGCCCTGGTGCAGGTGCTCTCGAGCACGCTGCTGGTGGTGTGGATCGCGGTCAAGATGCTCAGCCTCAACCTGGTCTATGGCCTGATCAGCATGGCCGTGGCTCCGCTGATGCTCCTGGCCACGCTTTACATATCCAATCAGGCACGCAAGGCCTTTCGCGTGACCCGCGTCGAGATCGCCAAAGTGAACGCCAATCTCGAGGAGAGCTTTTCGGGCGTGCGCGAGGTGCAGGCCTTTGGCCGTGAAGACGCCAACATCGCCGCCTTCCGCGACTCGAACGCCGCCAACCGCGATGCCAACATCCGCGCCGTGTCGTTCAGCGCCGCGCTCCAGCCCATCCTCGAAGCCCTGGGCTATGTGGCCATCGCCATCGTCACCATCACCGGCGGGCTGGCCCTGCTGCGCGGGCAGACGCTGTTCGGCGCCGCCATCTCGCTGGGGTTGATCATCACCTTTATCGCCTACGTGCAGCGGTTCAACCAGCCCATCAGCCAGATCGCCACGATGTGGACCAACATGCAGAGCGCGGTGGCCGGAGCCGAGCGCATCTTTGAGATCCTCGACACCCCGCCGCAGGTGACCGACAGGCCGGGCGCGGTCGAGATGCCGCCCATCCGCGGTGAGGTCGAGTTCGACAACGTGTGCGCGGGCTATGTGCCGGGTGAGATGGTGCTCAAGGACGTCAGTTTCAAGGCCGAGCCGGGGCAGACCGTGGCCATCGTCGGGCCCACCGGCGCCGGCAAGACCACCATCGCCAACCTCATCCCGCGGTTCTACGACGTGGCCGAGGGCGCCATCCGCATCGACGGCTACTCGGTGGCCGACGTGCAGGCCGCGTCGCTGCGCAGGCAGATCGGCATGGTGCTGCAGGATACCTACCTGTTTGGCGACACGGTGATGAACAACATCCGCTTTGGCCGACCCGGGGCGACGGATGAGGAGGTGCGGGCCGCGGCGCAACTGGCCCACGCCGACGACTTTATCCAGCGCCTGCCCAGGGGCTATGACACGGTGCTGGGCGAGCACGGAGCGGGGCTATCGCAGGGGCAGAGGCAGCTCATCGCCATTGCCCGCGCCGCCCTGGCCAACCCGCGCATCCTGATCCTGGACGAGGCCACGTCGAGCGTGGACACGCGCACCGAGAGGATGATCCAGACCGCGCTGGAAGAGCTGCTAAAGGGGCGGACGAGCTTTGTCATCGCGCACCGGCTGAGCACGATCCGGAATGCCGACCAGGTGCTGGTCATCGAAGGCGGAAGGATCGTCGAGCGCGGCACGCACGCGAGCCTGCTGGAGAAGAAGGGCGTGTACTACGGGCTGTACCAGCGGCAGTTCCGCAAGGACGAGAACGGCGCAGTAGCAACCGCGGGACCGCGTAGAGGGAAGGGCCTGTCAACCAATCCGTAG